In Capsicum annuum cultivar UCD-10X-F1 chromosome 11, UCD10Xv1.1, whole genome shotgun sequence, one genomic interval encodes:
- the LOC124888892 gene encoding uncharacterized protein LOC124888892, with the protein MEAFLDRFFYLELREAKEEEFMNLKKGKMSFQEYTLKFNQLSYYSPEMTSSMKARMRKFAFGDFEDLLLECQGAMFNSELDFTRLTVHIQQVEEKKKKIAESREKDKQAKRARSADWDSNAESLSLQSVPIVNQFSEVFLDDLPGIPPDREMNFGIDVLPDTRLISIPPYRIAPAELTNTPTTFMDLMNRAFHLFLDLFVIVFIDDILIYSKSDEDHSNYL; encoded by the exons atggaagctttccttgatcgattcttttaTCTAGAGCTGAGGGAGGCCAAGGAAGAAGAGTTCATGAATCTTAAGAAGGGGAAGATGAGTTTTCaagagtatactttaaagtttaatcagctTTCCTATTATTCTCCtgagatgacgagtagtatgaaggcccgaatgagaaagtttgctttcgGCGATTTTGAGGATCTATTACTTGAGTGTCAGGGAGCTATGTTCAATAGTGAATTAGACTTTACTAGGCTGACAGTCCACATACAGCAggtggaggagaagaagaaaaagatagctgAGTCAAGAGAGAAGGACAAGCAAGCGAAGAGAGCTAGATCAGCGGATTGGg ATTCTAATGCCGAAAGTCTTTCCCTTCAGTCTGTCCCTATTGTAAATCAATTTTCAGAAgtttttctagatgatctcccaggaataccacctgatagggagatgaACTTTGGCATTGATGTATTGCCAGATACCCGCCtcatttctattccaccatatagaatagctcctgcAGA GTTGACTAATACtcctacaactttcatggacctaatgaacaGGGCTTTCCATCTGTTCCTGGacctatttgtcatagtttttatcgatgacatcttgatttactCTAAAAGTGATGAGGACCATTCTAATTACCTCTGA